Proteins from a single region of bacterium:
- a CDS encoding amidohydrolase family protein, with protein sequence METFIDAHVHVQPWRMLKPQILERMRKSRKDLDVIERVMDSPVEFLKHMDDQGVERAALINYVSPDIMGFTEEVNEFISDFSKQDPFRLIAFGSIHAEQKTGQENRIDELLGKLNLAGIKIHPSHQTVFPNDYLNGNESLRYLYQRCEEKGVPVMFHTGTSIFVGARNRFADPIYLDDIAVDFPRLKIILAHGGRPIWMDTCIFLVRRFPNVYMDISSIPPSKVLEYFPRLEELSDKVLFGTDWPAPMVPSMRDNYEKFRELPLSDTALLKICKQNAMKIF encoded by the coding sequence ATGGAAACTTTTATTGACGCACACGTACATGTCCAGCCGTGGAGGATGCTGAAGCCGCAGATCCTGGAACGGATGCGGAAGAGCCGCAAGGATCTCGACGTGATCGAACGCGTGATGGATTCGCCCGTTGAATTTCTCAAGCATATGGATGATCAGGGAGTAGAAAGGGCCGCTCTGATCAATTACGTCAGCCCGGACATTATGGGATTCACGGAAGAGGTAAATGAATTCATCTCGGATTTCTCCAAACAGGATCCATTCCGTTTGATAGCTTTCGGTTCGATCCATGCAGAACAAAAGACAGGACAGGAGAATCGCATCGATGAATTGCTTGGCAAGTTAAATCTTGCCGGAATAAAAATTCATCCATCGCATCAAACCGTATTCCCCAACGACTATTTGAATGGAAACGAGTCGCTCCGGTATCTTTATCAGCGCTGCGAGGAGAAAGGGGTTCCCGTAATGTTTCATACGGGAACTTCGATATTCGTCGGCGCGCGCAACCGTTTTGCGGACCCGATCTACCTCGACGATATTGCGGTCGATTTCCCGCGTCTGAAAATCATCCTCGCTCACGGTGGGCGTCCAATCTGGATGGATACTTGCATTTTCCTGGTTCGGCGTTTTCCAAATGTTTATATGGACATCTCAAGTATTCCTCCTTCAAAAGTGCTGGAATATTTTCCCCGGCTGGAAGAACTATCGGATAAAGTGCTTTTTGGCACAGACTGGCCCGCTCCCATGGTGCCAAGCATGCGCGACAACTACGAAAAATTCAGGGAATTGCCGCTATCCGATACTGCTCTCTTGAAGATCTGCAAACAAAACGCTATGAAGATCTTCTAA
- a CDS encoding flagellar assembly protein T N-terminal domain-containing protein, giving the protein MKKTILFCGILFLFTGLIFAQDTKTVVSEGVANLGSDRAAARDKAIEDALRRAVEQAVGTMVESETSIEDYKLLSDRIYSQSAGYVKKYEVISENADGGLLRVRIQAEVDSGYLNNDLAAIGLLHRRMKYPRVVVMIAEDNILRTNYWEQVYSLSNSQSEAVVIARLKGKGFNVVDPGSLRKSVSGKEAQAAWQGNYQVAGGIGKKTGAEIAIIGQAISTRAASNIYGSDMLSMSTTINVQAVKSGTGEIIAQASGQGTAAHINEVMALQESMKKASDKVADAIIGGILQTWEKESSGTRTLALEIHDITKTELDRLKVALEKLRGVTEVIVREFSDGDADINLVAKTDAQELSDSISKAKFSGFRLTLLESSTDRLEYRVTH; this is encoded by the coding sequence TTGAAAAAAACAATCTTATTTTGCGGAATTCTCTTTCTTTTCACGGGGCTGATCTTTGCCCAGGACACAAAGACGGTCGTTTCAGAAGGTGTCGCGAATCTTGGTTCGGATCGCGCTGCGGCACGGGACAAAGCCATCGAAGACGCATTGCGCAGGGCTGTCGAGCAGGCCGTTGGCACGATGGTGGAATCGGAAACGAGTATTGAAGATTACAAGTTGTTAAGCGATCGGATTTATTCGCAATCCGCCGGCTACGTCAAGAAGTACGAGGTGATTTCTGAAAATGCCGATGGCGGTTTGCTTCGTGTGCGAATACAGGCGGAAGTGGATTCCGGATACCTGAACAACGATCTTGCAGCAATTGGACTTCTTCACCGTCGCATGAAGTATCCGCGTGTCGTAGTCATGATCGCTGAAGATAACATCCTGCGAACGAATTACTGGGAACAGGTGTATTCGCTGAGCAATTCTCAGAGTGAAGCAGTCGTGATTGCGCGACTAAAAGGGAAGGGATTCAACGTTGTTGATCCCGGCTCGCTTCGCAAGTCGGTTTCCGGCAAGGAAGCGCAAGCTGCGTGGCAGGGCAATTATCAAGTTGCAGGCGGAATCGGTAAAAAAACCGGAGCAGAGATCGCAATTATCGGGCAGGCAATCTCTACACGCGCGGCAAGCAATATTTACGGATCCGACATGCTTTCCATGAGCACAACCATCAATGTGCAGGCGGTAAAGTCCGGAACGGGTGAAATCATCGCACAGGCATCCGGTCAGGGTACTGCAGCTCATATCAATGAAGTGATGGCGTTGCAGGAAAGCATGAAAAAGGCTTCGGACAAAGTTGCGGACGCCATCATCGGTGGAATCTTGCAAACCTGGGAAAAGGAATCGAGCGGCACTCGCACGCTTGCTCTGGAAATTCACGACATCACAAAGACCGAGCTGGACCGTTTGAAAGTCGCCCTCGAAAAGTTGCGTGGCGTAACCGAGGTGATTGTTCGTGAGTTCTCGGATGGCGATGCCGACATCAACCTAGTGGCCAAAACGGATGCGCAGGAACTTTCAGATTCAATTTCAAAAGCAAAGTTTTCCGGGTTCCGGTTGACACTTTTGGAATCATCCACGGATCGACTCGAATACAGGGTAACTCACTAA
- a CDS encoding porin family protein, with protein MNRVPILVFTLLLFLAAPPLFAQKSEITLYAGGFFGDSFIIRPAPIFEDIEAVFDDDVTVGFRYAYYFHPHLALEGGIGFTPASILASGNVSGGSDVNAIFDVDTYVLQGNILYRFTQGSVVPYVTAGIGAVHFDINTARFGFLTPSETDFALNAGGGLKFRLHEEYFFRLDGRVYWMDPEFAEEDSATFAEITGGISVLFDF; from the coding sequence GTGAACCGCGTTCCCATTCTCGTTTTTACGTTGCTCCTATTCCTGGCTGCCCCACCTCTTTTTGCTCAAAAATCTGAAATCACTTTGTATGCGGGCGGTTTTTTTGGCGATAGCTTCATTATTCGACCGGCTCCCATTTTTGAGGACATCGAAGCAGTCTTTGATGATGATGTCACCGTTGGTTTTCGGTATGCATATTATTTTCATCCACATCTGGCATTGGAGGGTGGAATCGGCTTTACGCCAGCTAGCATTCTGGCCAGCGGAAACGTCTCTGGCGGTTCTGATGTAAACGCAATTTTTGATGTGGATACATACGTCTTGCAAGGCAATATTCTTTACCGTTTTACGCAGGGCTCCGTGGTACCATACGTTACTGCAGGAATTGGAGCCGTTCATTTCGACATCAACACGGCGCGTTTTGGTTTCCTGACGCCATCGGAAACCGATTTTGCATTGAATGCCGGTGGCGGGTTAAAATTCCGTCTGCACGAAGAGTATTTTTTCCGTCTGGATGGTAGAGTGTATTGGATGGATCCCGAATTTGCGGAGGAGGATTCTGCTACCTTCGCAGAAATTACGGGTGGAATTTCCGTCTTGTTTGATTTTTGA